The Augochlora pura isolate Apur16 chromosome 4, APUR_v2.2.1, whole genome shotgun sequence genome segment AGCCGTGACATCGTTTCCGCGAGCTGGGTCAACGACACGATTTTTAGACACGAAACCGAAACGAGAGCGAGACCGAAAACGACGAACGCTTGGTTCGCAGAGGCGTCCCGGAGTACGCGGTCCTGCTGTGCTTCCTGTCAGGATGCGTGACGATAATGCTCGGCATACTGAGGCTAGGATTCCTGGTCGAGTTCGTCTCGGTGCCGGTGGTCTCGGGGTTCACGTCGGCGGCGAGCCTGATCATTGCCTGCAGCCAGATAAAAAGCTTGCTGGGCCTGAAGATCCACGGGGAAAGCTTCGTGGAGATCTGGACGGAGCTGATCAACAACATCGGACGCACGAAGATCCCTGACCTGATCTTGTCGTGCTGCTGCATTCTAATTCTGCTGACCCTGAAGGTAATTTCATCGGGGACGCTCACGCGAGCAGAACTAGTTCTTACCGCGGTATGAATACATATGCgcgccgagagaaagagaaaaaaaaaggggaaatCGGCTGAAGAAACGGCGAACGGTTCCAGAAACTGAAGGACGTCAAGGTCGCCAACAGGATGCTGAAGAAATCGTTCTGGTTCCTGGAAACCGGCAGGAACGCCATCGTCGTGATCATCTGCGCGGTGATCTCGTACGTCTACGAAAGCCGGGGTGGCGCGCCCTTCGTCTTGACAGGGCACATCGACGCGGGATTGCCGACCGTTGGACCGCCGCCGTTCTCCAGGACCTTCGGCAACCAAACCGAGACGTTCGTGGACATGTGCAGGAACTTGGGTACCGGGATCATCATCGTTCCTCTGATCTCGGTCATCGGGAACGTCGCCATCGCCAAAGCCTTCTGTGAGTCTTGTCGACGATGAAAGAGGTTCGTTCCAGTTTCCGAAGCGCGATGAAAACCGAGAGATGTATTGCCGCAGCACGAGGCCAGACTCTGGACGCGACCCAAGAGATGCTGACCCTCGGCCTGTGCAACGTGGCGGGTTCGTTTTTCCAGTCGATGCCGGTCACCGGCTCCTTCTCCAGGAGCGCCGTGAACAACGCTTCCGGCGCTAGGACACCGTTGGGGGGCGTCTACACAGGTATTCTAGTCATCCTCGCTTTAAGTTTGCTAACaccgtatttttattatatcccGAGAGCCACGCTGAGCTCCGTGATTATCAGCGCGGTGATATTCATGATCGAGGTGGAGATCATAGGACCGATCTGGAAATGCAGCAGTGAGTAGAATAATTTGTGGGAAAAGCGGCAATGAACAGATATATAAGGACAGCGACGCCAACTTTGTTCGTTGATTGCAGAGCGTGATCTTATCCCGATTTTCGCCACCTTCTTCGCGTGCCTGTTCGCCGGCGTCGAGCTGGGGATTTTAATAGGGGTGACCATTGATCTggctatattaatttatttcaacgcCAGGCCGACAATATATATCGAATACagaaatgtaaatacataACAATGATCGACGAAGACTTTTAGAAGttgctattttaaaaatatttctttttttttttttgtttatttgtttgttattgTTAACACAGACTCCTGCGGTTAGCTACATCCTCGTGCGTCCGAGCGCGGGCTTGCTGTTCCCCGCGGTGGACTACCTGAGGATATATTTGATAGAGCACCTGGCTAACAATCAGCAGAATCTACTGAAAACCTTCAAGAATTCGAGAATCGTCGTGCTAGACTGCAAGCatatcgataaaattgatttcactGCGGCGCAAGTGCGTATAGAACAAGTTCGAACGATTTAATTCCGCGCGCCGATCCGTCCTGGATTTTACTTCTTCGAGCTACGAGAACGCGTCTACATACTGTCCCCACTGCAGACAGAACGAATCAGCGATAGAAACAAAGCGTGTGGCGTATCCTCGTAATCCATCGGGCCCCCGATGACATTTAAGCTCGACGATCGCTGGCAGACGCAAGATTCAGGAACGGGTCGAACGGTGCGCGTCGCGTGTTCTTTTCGACgagtacaattttcttttttttttatttgggTGACGTTCGTAGGGGTTGAACACTGTGATAAGCGACTTCAAGGAGAAAAATCATAAGCTGATCATGCTGCGGCCGTCCGCGGAGGTCTTGAAGAGCGTACAATCGCTGTCCGGGGAGATCATCCGGGTAGCTCACACCGACGCGGAGCTCGTGGCGATATTGAAGGAGTACAGCTTGAGCAAGAGGGTCCTGGAGTTCGATGCGGAATTGATCGACGTGACTAATTTGGCAATCAGCGACAGGCCGAGGGACGAACACGCAAGCACAAAGCTCTAAGAGCCTAAGAACGATATCAACGTATCGGAACACGtcagagaaaaaagaaaaaagcaggaaaaagaaatcgagaCAATCGTGCGGAAGAAATTCCTACAAATTCTGTTTGAATTGTTTctctgtttcctttttttcgtcggattttctctcatttttcttcttcaataCATATCGAAAATCGAGTTACAGGACTATCAACGATATCGTATAAAATCGTAATGAACATTAACACGTATTTACGATTATATatgaattgtataataattcgtacggtttttttttattttgtaactttTTACCAGTAATTGATATAGATTcatatgaaaaattacttgcttcttcttcttcttctattcttttttttttttgtttgtttgtttgttttgtttaaaGAGAACTCTATTGACGCGTgcagttttcttaatataaatCGAAGGGATAATACTGTGTGGTTATAAATGCGTACCAGAATATGTTGAGAgaaagaatatacatatatacatacacacacatatatatatgtacatacatatgtatatatacatgtatatattctaattattctatatataacaTCTACCAAGTACGGCAAGTTCAATGTTTTACTTTGTAAAAACTTGTAAGTCctcgaaaaataaactatatgGTATTTCTTAACAATATAcgtaatatttgaacaaaaataaatggttatataaaatgctttTGCCTCCGAATCGACAGAGAAACTAGAGGAAAacgataaaatgaaaatcgagGGAAAGAAACATAGTTGTGGCTTTTAACATCGGCctacgaaaattaaataaatcagacTTCTATGATCCGCGAACACTTCGAATTATTTACTCTCCTTTCTCTTATCTCGCTCGTCTAACTATTTCTTCTCTACTTCGAAATGGAAAACAAGGCGAAAGAAccaatcgaaaaatttttgCGGTGACGCGAACTAAACGCTAAATCGtcgtataataatactttcgaTCATAGGAACTTAAAAAGATACTCCCGAGAATACCAAGAGCCCTGAcatgatattaaaaagatactCTTTTCTACAGAAATCCGAGCAACGTGTAACACTGATTTAATCTATGTTCATTAGACTGACCGATAGAAATGTCCGAAGAGAATTCTAGAAAATAGATTTGCTACTTTCACACTTGTTACCATAGGAAATAGAATAAGACGAGGCTATCGCGTAATTGGCAGTTACAATATCGTAAAATCCCTTTAAAGCTTTTCAACTTTGAAGAAGAGTCTATCGCTAAATTGATGCCAAACATCTATGTAAGTACAATGCACGTGAATTATGTGTCTAAAGTAGATTAAAAAACTTTCATGACGCCCACACTTGTACCTACTACGTGAATCATTCGATGCGATTACTTCGAATTATTTGTCAAAGTTTTAACCTATATAGAAAGCGTTTCGATAaactacaaataaattaatagctgTTGCGGATCTCTGTGCAAATTAACGCTTTCGTTATTTCATAAAACTCTTGCAGAGTTTGGTCAGAAACAAGCTGGTAAGAAacataaaatcgaatattCCGTAGacacaataatttttgaatgatTCGAAGTAATCACGTTGATTGATTCGATCTGTATACAAAGATAACGACGATGCAAGAACGGCCCGAGGGGGCCGCGGATGAACGTGCGACGATTTTGTACGGTGTGACTGCAACGATCTAACTCGGAAACAAGAAATGGATTATGCGCTTGTGGTGCTACCGTTCCTTACTGCTTCTACTATTTTACTGCTCCATCGATCTGCAAATACTACGACCGAAAGTCGCTTTGTACGCGAGCTCTTTAGAGGGTGCGTGATAATTTCCATTCTTATGGTACTGGGGGACGTAAGGCTGAGTATTGAGGTTGCCTATATATGTCATACTCGGCTTGACATCGGAGTGCAGAGTTGAATTTTGAATGATGTCCTGCTTCCTAGGATAGTTGATTCCATAATACATACAATCCCTCGGTGAGACCATAGGTGGTGTGCATTCGGAGTCGTTTTTCGACACGTCGTCCTTCCTGTTGAGATCCTGGTTACTTTGAAATAGCGAACAGTGATCAGCCATTCTTTGATAGTTGGCAGTAGTGCGCGGCGCGTACTTCTGGTTCAGTTGCGTGTGCATGTTTGTAGAGCCATTCCTCGCCGGGTCCATGCCGGTTCCATAAGAATAGGACACCGCCCCCTGGCTGTCTTGGATACAGCTTTGATAATCGGGAACTCGATATTGGCGGGTTCTTGCGTGCATATCCATTGCGTTGTCTTTCATCCTGACGTTCGACTTGCAACCCTGCATACTACTTCCTACGTAGTTATCCAGCTTGATGGGCACGGAGTAGTTAGGATTGCTCTCCAGCTGCTGTATTTGCTGGAACTGCTTGTACGGATTGCTCTGCATAGACGTAGTCAAGGAGCAATTGATGGAGTCAGCTGCGGTGCTCGAAGGCAGCACTTGATTCGGATATGCGCTGCAATTGCTGAATGGAGCATTTTGGAACAGGGGTGGGTATTGCATCATGGGATTCCAACCCTGCATGCACAGCTGCGGCACATAATACATCGGAGGTTGCATGTATCCCTGCTGCATGCCGTTGAAATCCGTGCTGCATACGTGTCTTGAGTTGTGCATCTGCATGTTCATTGGTTGCGCCGTGTTCATCATGTTCCCAAAGACAAACATATCTGGAAGTGACAGATTCCATTGATTATGCTGACTGGTCGCCGCATGATTGTGGTAACCCGATGACGTAGGCAACACAGAGGCCTGAGGACTATGCATGAGAATGTTGGAGGGTTCACCTTGCATGATACTCTGATTCTCTATTGTATAGGAGGAGGTGCTCGGCACTAGTGTGTTGTGAGTGACTATGTTGCTGTCTGTAGTCTTTCTTGCTATGTTCTGAACGTTATTGTACTGATTCAAATATACCGGGGACATGTTGCTGTACGGCATAACATTACCCATTGTTATACTTTGATTGCAATTGGTGTGCTGGTCTGACTTCTGGTGAGCTAGGTCCAGCAGATATAGGTTCTGATTTGCTACCTGGGCGCTACTATTATCGAAGTAACTCTTATTTTGTACACACTGATGACTCTCTAGTTGTTGAGCGTTGTTTACACTAGGTGCAGGCTGCAGATCGGAGTAATACGAGTTCGTAGCGATTTTATGGTGCTGGATAACGTTATTGGTATTCAACGATGACTCTGAATGAGCCGTTGTATGGATCTCTTGAACGTTGTCAGAAAACTTCACCGACTTTGCCTCCAAGCTACTAGTACTCATCTtactgctattattattactagtatGATCTTGTTCAGTCTTTGCGAATTGTACTTCAGTTCCGTTACAAGGAGCTTGCAACAGGTGCGACTCTTGCGACATATGAACGGACGCGCTTATGGTTGCAGGATCTTTGGTACTGTTCGACCAAGAATTCAATGATCTCGTGGACTGCAGATTATTTACAGTTGATTCAGATGTGTCAGTCTTATTGTTACTAGCACCATTGGTTGTCTTATGCGAACATATGCTTATCCTTGAGCCTTCGGATTGATTCGCTTTGTAATCCTTCGTCGAATAGTCTGATACAGTTTTCTTGTGGTCGTCTGACTTCTCTTTGCCACTCGCGTCTTTCGGGAAAGGCTGGAAAGTGCCGGAAGAACGCCTATAAATATGAGGATCTTTCTTGAATTTCTGCATACACCCCTGTTCGTCTTTCGAGGTTCTGTCATTATTGGTTTTCACATAAGAAGCATTCTGATAGTTTCTTCTACAAGATACAGAACCGGATGGTTTCCCCGTGGGTTTCTCATTCGTATTGCATTCTgaaacatagaaattttttatacttcCTCTCGACGTATTTTGGAAACATTGCGTATCATTCTTTTCCTTACTAGTTTCGCATCTTTTCTTTGATCCATTCTCAATCGAATTAGTGTTATCATTGAAACCAGGTGTATGATTGATAgaattttcttcctctttGGATGTCGAATCCCTTAAATATTGCTGTTGCGACTTGACCAATGGTTTATTCCTATTGCATTGAACATTGTATGATTGAGTACGATTTATTTGAACTTTGTTACATTTTCTTGAATCATCTATATCACTGTTTTTCCTTTGAGACCTGTTTTTCTCATCCAATACTTCCATAGATCTTCTTTTGTCACCATTATCGTTaaacgtagaaaaattttgtttataaaactgCTGCTCCTTCATTTGTGTCCCCTTTCCAGTATATAATTGCTTATTATATCCATTTACTTTGCTACATTTGTCATACTTAGTTACAGGTACAGAGGTTTTTCTAGAGTCTGTACTggaaattttttcatttttatgcgaCTGCATTGAATTATCTTGAtctttagaaatttgttttgaAATAGTACAAGACGTCTTTACTGAGTTTCCTGCAAGTAAAAATACATCCCTTCGTTGGAATTATGTCTTGAGACCATTGATCGTGTTAATTCTGAATCATTTGAAACTCACCTGGTTGTTTTTTGACCTTGTgatcattatttttgttaatatttgtcTTCGAAGTTGCTTTTTGCATACCTTTTTGTAACTCCGGTGCGGTTTGAGCTTTAGATTTggcattgttattattattatcatgacattgcttcgaattaatttgattactTTCATTGCTATCTGCCTTTGTCGTGTCAGGAATACTATGAATAGTATCCCTAATAATAAAACGTAGTAAATCATGTGAGTCATAACAGTGAGATAAGAAAACATTATAACAGAGATTAATTTGTCAACCTACCATTTATTAGACGATTCATTGCATGCTTCTTtggatttaatttttcttgccTCTTCAAGTCTAAGATTTTCCAGGGGAATACTGACAATATTCTCTtgcgaatttatattttttatctcttGAGGATTTTGCAATAATGTACTAgctatattaacatttttattccaagtgGTCTCCATAATACTTTCCCCAAACGGGTCAACAACTTTTAAAGTGGATTCAAGCGTATTGTTATTTGTAATGATATTATTGTTGTCTATACATTCATTCATAATACATTCATTGCTCTCTAACTCGGGACTGTTCGAAGCACTGTCGGCTGAGACAACATCAGCACTGTCCTTTGATCCTTCGTTTATTTCAGTTGTCAGTGGAGtacatattaattcttttccaCATGCAAATACTTTCACgctataatagaaaaataaattaaaaatatcaaagacGACCTACATAACTTAGTATCTAATATCTTTTCTTCGGGCATTGCGTATTCATCCATGAATGaggatagaaaatattttagtaatttactATACACGGTGGAATAGACTATAGTAATAATGGAAAATGAGATTACATTTATGAATCAACAATAtgcgtttcttttatttgcaCGGAGTATTctgttagaataattaaaagtgaaaAGAACAGATAACAAATCATTGAAACAAAAGcgaactaaaatatataaaacagacATAAACGTACTGGCCTGAGAACTGAGAATTACTTTTCAGCCACTTCATATTATGCATCTTGCCGATTACGGCCATCTGCTCTATATCatgtttctgttttaaatCTCTATCAGTGGAACCCATTTTACCTATTACAAATGCATTTACAGAAACTAAGcacattgaataataaaaacatctACTTAAAATTATCCTAGACAAAAAGGTGGAATAACAAGAACAGATGAACCATAGGTATAGAATGCTTTGTAATGGTACTGAAATCTAAAGTACCGTTACAACATCGATTACAACCGATTACAACGACACTGTTAAACATAAAATGGTGAACCTCTGCCGCATATTACACAGGGAATACTATAAATTCTTTGTATTCGGGACGGAAATATTTCGGACGTTTCGGTGAacagtgaaatgaaaatgcaaCAGAACGATCATTctgcacaatttttatcgtgttAAGCGCACACCAAAATTAACGAACGTAATAACCGAAGACTATAAATtcggtaaaatattattttgcgaCGCAATTGATACCGGACGGAATACAACATTTGTGCATGATTTTTAGATCGGTTAGAGCTATACAGCTATCTatgaaaaaagataatttaatcAGTTTACCGTATGCTTAATTGTTTAACGATGAGCTGAATCTTAATTGAAAATCTGTTGCAGGAAcagtttctttctctctctatctctcctccAATGTATAGATATTAAGAATGACCGACCACCATAAAGGTCGCCATAATACTGATGATGACTGATGAACAAGAGGATGCGCAAGTGCAAACAGACAAAAAACTCTTTAGGTCGAATTAAAAGGTAATGGAATCTCTTATGATTCATTGATTGGAAAAACAATGCACGAGATATTGTGCTACATAAATCGTGCGATACATAATCGATGCATAAATTGCGATCGGATTAAAAGCAGGATACATttatgaaattcaaataacgCACCCTTTAAAGGACATTCCGTGATACGACAAAGTTATTGgtcgcggcgcgacgagcCAACGAACcagatttatttgttctaaATTACCGACTGCACCGGGCAAATGCAATCCCCCTAGCGAGAAATATGTAAACTGCATTTTTCCCTCACTCGATCGAAACTGTTTGCCGTGCTTGTAAAATAACGATGCCGGTTTGAGGTTCAGTTCATGGCGAGAGTTTGGTCAGTGCGTTTATTCATCTCATGTATACTACTTTGCCGAATGACGTGCTAACTCTTGTCGTTGAATCTCGTACACGATTTTTCCATGAAACAGTCCTTAACAAGTACAGAACACCGTCATGCTAACACACACACGTAACAGGTTATGCCAATCAACGAGCGCGATCGAAATTTCCAGAATGAAAATGACACGCGCCAACAGCGAAATTTTTGGAGCGGAAGCAATGGACTTTCTGTGTGAAACTCTCCGCATTGAAACAGGATACTTGTTATCGTATTTACGCCGTGAAAATGATTGTGCATTTCCTCCGGCGACGATTAGTGTACAGCACAACGATAAGAAGTAATCCTTGTCTATCTGAAAGTGTGGAACTTCTCTGCTCGCTCAGTGCACAGACAGAATGCTCGTTGATGGGTCAAGTAGCTGGTGGacctttaataaattgtctaaACATAAATTGGAGCACGAAGGCTGTTGAGAAACATGTCGTGCTTTAACGGGCCACGTGTTTAGTTCAGTGACTCGGAAAGCAACAAAAATTACCCTCGGCGCGGCGTTAAAACGTCTCGGTGAAATTAAACTTGCGAATTTTACGCGTTCGGGGTTATGCAATTTCGACGCATAAGTTAACACGATTGACTAACTCCCGTGTTCCAATTGCGATTGTTGTCTAGCCAAAGGGGTCGAGAATGttagaaaaaaattagaaCGACCCGACCACGCTAATGAAGCTATAGGCACGcgagaattttaattcataattttcggTCTCCTGCTcttgcttcttcttttttcttttgtcattaattaaagtaatctttttttttcacaccgtcgaattgataaatttgttttcgttACTAATGACAATTATCGAAATACGGGAGTACCGAGGTTATCCGTACTTGCTTACGTATCCTTTCTGTTCACGACTCTTGCAAAAAGCATGAAGGCTAGTCGAGACTTTTCCTCCGCTAACGTGCGATAAATTTCGCGGTCTATCTGGGTATATAAACAGTCGAAAGGCTTTAGTTTCTTTCAGTTCACCGCGGCATCGCGAAACGCAAATGCTATCAATTTAGA includes the following:
- the LOC144468810 gene encoding sodium-independent sulfate anion transporter translates to MTAFNFEKLLKSRVPILKWLPLYKPRDALGDLVAGLTVGLTLIPQAIAYAGLAGLTPQFGLYSAFAGSFVYIFFGTCREVNIGPTALISLLTYTYARGVPEYAVLLCFLSGCVTIMLGILRLGFLVEFVSVPVVSGFTSAASLIIACSQIKSLLGLKIHGESFVEIWTELINNIGRTKIPDLILSCCCILILLTLKKLKDVKVANRMLKKSFWFLETGRNAIVVIICAVISYVYESRGGAPFVLTGHIDAGLPTVGPPPFSRTFGNQTETFVDMCRNLGTGIIIVPLISVIGNVAIAKAFSRGQTLDATQEMLTLGLCNVAGSFFQSMPVTGSFSRSAVNNASGARTPLGGVYTGILVILALSLLTPYFYYIPRATLSSVIISAVIFMIEVEIIGPIWKCSKRDLIPIFATFFACLFAGVELGILIGVTIDLAILIYFNARPTIYIEYRNTPAVSYILVRPSAGLLFPAVDYLRIYLIEHLANNQQNLLKTFKNSRIVVLDCKHIDKIDFTAAQGLNTVISDFKEKNHKLIMLRPSAEVLKSVQSLSGEIIRVAHTDAELVAILKEYSLSKRVLEFDAELIDVTNLAISDRPRDEHASTKL
- the LOC144468809 gene encoding uncharacterized protein LOC144468809 isoform X3; the encoded protein is MGSTDRDLKQKHDIEQMAVIGKMHNMKWLKSNSQFSGHVKVFACGKELICTPLTTEINEGSKDSADVVSADSASNSPELESNECIMNECIDNNNIITNNNTLESTLKVVDPFGESIMETTWNKNVNIASTLLQNPQEIKNINSQENIVSIPLENLRLEEARKIKSKEACNESSNKWDTIHSIPDTTKADSNESNQINSKQCHDNNNNNAKSKAQTAPELQKGMQKATSKTNINKNNDHKVKKQPGNSVKTSCTISKQISKDQDNSMQSHKNEKISSTDSRKTSVPVTKYDKCSKVNGYNKQLYTGKGTQMKEQQFYKQNFSTFNDNGDKRRSMEVLDEKNRNKPLVKSQQQYLRDSTSKEEENSINHTPGFNDNTNSIENGSKKRCETKCNTNEKPTGKPSGSVSCRRNYQNASYVKTNNDRTSKDEQGCMQKFKKDPHIYRRSSGTFQPFPKDASGKEKSDDHKKTVSDYSTKDYKANQSEGSRISICSHKTTNGASNNKTDTSESTVNNLQSTRSLNSWSNSTKDPATISASVHMSQESHLLQAPCNGTEVQFAKTEQDHTSNNNSSKMSTSSLEAKSVKFSDNVQEIHTTAHSESSLNTNNVIQHHKIATNSYYSDLQPAPSVNNAQQLESHQCVQNKSYFDNSSAQVANQNLYLLDLAHQKSDQHTNCNQSITMGNVMPYSNMSPVYLNQYNNVQNIARKTTDSNIVTHNTLVPSTSSYTIENQSIMQGEPSNILMHSPQASVLPTSSGYHNHAATSQHNQWNLSLPDMFVFGNMMNTAQPMNMQMHNSRHVCSTDFNGMQQGYMQPPMYYVPQLCMQGWNPMMQYPPLFQNAPFSNCSAYPNQVLPSSTAADSINCSLTTSMQSNPYKQFQQIQQLESNPNYSVPIKLDNYVGSSMQGCKSNVRMKDNAMDMHARTRQYRVPDYQSCIQDSQGAVSYSYGTGMDPARNGSTNMHTQLNQKYAPRTTANYQRMADHCSLFQSNQDLNRKDDVSKNDSECTPPMVSPRDCMYYGINYPRKQDIIQNSTLHSDVKPSMTYIGNLNTQPYVPQYHKNGNYHAPSKELAYKATFGRSICRSMEQ
- the LOC144468809 gene encoding uncharacterized protein LOC144468809 isoform X1 is translated as MGSTDRDLKQKHDIEQMAVIGKMHNMKWLKSNSQFSGHVKVFACGKELICTPLTTEINEGSKDSADVVSADSASNSPELESNECIMNECIDNNNIITNNNTLESTLKVVDPFGESIMETTWNKNVNIASTLLQNPQEIKNINSQENIVSIPLENLRLEEARKIKSKEACNESSNKWDTIHSIPDTTKADSNESNQINSKQCHDNNNNNAKSKAQTAPELQKGMQKATSKTNINKNNDHKVKKQPGNSVKTSCTISKQISKDQDNSMQSHKNEKISSTDSRKTSVPVTKYDKCSKVNGYNKQLYTGKGTQMKEQQFYKQNFSTFNDNGDKRRSMEVLDEKNRSQRKNSDIDDSRKCNKVQINRTQSYNVQCNRNKPLVKSQQQYLRDSTSKEEENSINHTPGFNDNTNSIENGSKKRCETSKEKNDTQCFQNTSRGSIKNFYVSECNTNEKPTGKPSGSVSCRRNYQNASYVKTNNDRTSKDEQGCMQKFKKDPHIYRRSSGTFQPFPKDASGKEKSDDHKKTVSDYSTKDYKANQSEGSRISICSHKTTNGASNNKTDTSESTVNNLQSTRSLNSWSNSTKDPATISASVHMSQESHLLQAPCNGTEVQFAKTEQDHTSNNNSSKMSTSSLEAKSVKFSDNVQEIHTTAHSESSLNTNNVIQHHKIATNSYYSDLQPAPSVNNAQQLESHQCVQNKSYFDNSSAQVANQNLYLLDLAHQKSDQHTNCNQSITMGNVMPYSNMSPVYLNQYNNVQNIARKTTDSNIVTHNTLVPSTSSYTIENQSIMQGEPSNILMHSPQASVLPTSSGYHNHAATSQHNQWNLSLPDMFVFGNMMNTAQPMNMQMHNSRHVCSTDFNGMQQGYMQPPMYYVPQLCMQGWNPMMQYPPLFQNAPFSNCSAYPNQVLPSSTAADSINCSLTTSMQSNPYKQFQQIQQLESNPNYSVPIKLDNYVGSSMQGCKSNVRMKDNAMDMHARTRQYRVPDYQSCIQDSQGAVSYSYGTGMDPARNGSTNMHTQLNQKYAPRTTANYQRMADHCSLFQSNQDLNRKDDVSKNDSECTPPMVSPRDCMYYGINYPRKQDIIQNSTLHSDVKPSMTYIGNLNTQPYVPQYHKNGNYHAPSKELAYKATFGRSICRSMEQ
- the LOC144468809 gene encoding uncharacterized protein LOC144468809 isoform X2; the protein is MGSTDRDLKQKHDIEQMAVIGKMHNMKWLKSNSQFSGHVKVFACGKELICTPLTTEINEGSKDSADVVSADSASNSPELESNECIMNECIDNNNIITNNNTLESTLKVVDPFGESIMETTWNKNVNIASTLLQNPQEIKNINSQENIVSIPLENLRLEEARKIKSKEACNESSNKWDTIHSIPDTTKADSNESNQINSKQCHDNNNNNAKSKAQTAPELQKGMQKATSKTNINKNNDHKVKKQPGNSVKTSCTISKQISKDQDNSMQSHKNEKISSTDSRKTSVPVTKYDKCSKVNGYNKQLYTGKGTQMKEQQFYKQNFSTFNDNGDKRRSMEVLDEKNRSQRKNSDIDDSRKCNKVQINRTQSYNVQCNRNKPLVKSQQQYLRDSTSKEEENSINHTPGFNDNTNSIENGSKKRCETKCNTNEKPTGKPSGSVSCRRNYQNASYVKTNNDRTSKDEQGCMQKFKKDPHIYRRSSGTFQPFPKDASGKEKSDDHKKTVSDYSTKDYKANQSEGSRISICSHKTTNGASNNKTDTSESTVNNLQSTRSLNSWSNSTKDPATISASVHMSQESHLLQAPCNGTEVQFAKTEQDHTSNNNSSKMSTSSLEAKSVKFSDNVQEIHTTAHSESSLNTNNVIQHHKIATNSYYSDLQPAPSVNNAQQLESHQCVQNKSYFDNSSAQVANQNLYLLDLAHQKSDQHTNCNQSITMGNVMPYSNMSPVYLNQYNNVQNIARKTTDSNIVTHNTLVPSTSSYTIENQSIMQGEPSNILMHSPQASVLPTSSGYHNHAATSQHNQWNLSLPDMFVFGNMMNTAQPMNMQMHNSRHVCSTDFNGMQQGYMQPPMYYVPQLCMQGWNPMMQYPPLFQNAPFSNCSAYPNQVLPSSTAADSINCSLTTSMQSNPYKQFQQIQQLESNPNYSVPIKLDNYVGSSMQGCKSNVRMKDNAMDMHARTRQYRVPDYQSCIQDSQGAVSYSYGTGMDPARNGSTNMHTQLNQKYAPRTTANYQRMADHCSLFQSNQDLNRKDDVSKNDSECTPPMVSPRDCMYYGINYPRKQDIIQNSTLHSDVKPSMTYIGNLNTQPYVPQYHKNGNYHAPSKELAYKATFGRSICRSMEQ
- the LOC144468809 gene encoding uncharacterized protein LOC144468809 isoform X4 translates to MNECIDNNNIITNNNTLESTLKVVDPFGESIMETTWNKNVNIASTLLQNPQEIKNINSQENIVSIPLENLRLEEARKIKSKEACNESSNKWDTIHSIPDTTKADSNESNQINSKQCHDNNNNNAKSKAQTAPELQKGMQKATSKTNINKNNDHKVKKQPGNSVKTSCTISKQISKDQDNSMQSHKNEKISSTDSRKTSVPVTKYDKCSKVNGYNKQLYTGKGTQMKEQQFYKQNFSTFNDNGDKRRSMEVLDEKNRSQRKNSDIDDSRKCNKVQINRTQSYNVQCNRNKPLVKSQQQYLRDSTSKEEENSINHTPGFNDNTNSIENGSKKRCETSKEKNDTQCFQNTSRGSIKNFYVSECNTNEKPTGKPSGSVSCRRNYQNASYVKTNNDRTSKDEQGCMQKFKKDPHIYRRSSGTFQPFPKDASGKEKSDDHKKTVSDYSTKDYKANQSEGSRISICSHKTTNGASNNKTDTSESTVNNLQSTRSLNSWSNSTKDPATISASVHMSQESHLLQAPCNGTEVQFAKTEQDHTSNNNSSKMSTSSLEAKSVKFSDNVQEIHTTAHSESSLNTNNVIQHHKIATNSYYSDLQPAPSVNNAQQLESHQCVQNKSYFDNSSAQVANQNLYLLDLAHQKSDQHTNCNQSITMGNVMPYSNMSPVYLNQYNNVQNIARKTTDSNIVTHNTLVPSTSSYTIENQSIMQGEPSNILMHSPQASVLPTSSGYHNHAATSQHNQWNLSLPDMFVFGNMMNTAQPMNMQMHNSRHVCSTDFNGMQQGYMQPPMYYVPQLCMQGWNPMMQYPPLFQNAPFSNCSAYPNQVLPSSTAADSINCSLTTSMQSNPYKQFQQIQQLESNPNYSVPIKLDNYVGSSMQGCKSNVRMKDNAMDMHARTRQYRVPDYQSCIQDSQGAVSYSYGTGMDPARNGSTNMHTQLNQKYAPRTTANYQRMADHCSLFQSNQDLNRKDDVSKNDSECTPPMVSPRDCMYYGINYPRKQDIIQNSTLHSDVKPSMTYIGNLNTQPYVPQYHKNGNYHAPSKELAYKATFGRSICRSMEQ